The sequence CGGATAGTTTCAGGCGTCTTATCTACTCGACCGTTAAGCCGGCTGCCAAGGTGCCCAGCCTAGTTTATAGGCAACAAAGAGTCCTGCAATTGCCAACGAGTATGCGCCGAAAAGGAGACCCGCATACCTACGGTTTCGCCCTCGGTGAGCAGGGTCTTCGTTATAGGGTGATGCGTCCACCAGGAATTTATAAGATAGCGTCGATACCGCAAGCCCTACCATAACGTCTAAAATAAAATGCTGTTTCACAAGCATGGTGGATAAACTGATGGCGACGGCCAAGGCGATACATAGACCACCGATGAACCGGTCGGCCTTGAAGGTACAGAGGGCGCCCAGAAATGCCATAGCAACATGTAGAGACGGGCAACAGTTTACGGGTTTATCTATGAAGTAGCAGAGCTGTAACCCCCAGGTATGGAAGGAGTCTATATCGACGGTATCTGGGCGCAACGTCATACGAACTGGAAATAGAACAAATATAGAAAATGCGACACATTGGACCACGACGTAGGCAATGGCCATCTTATGAAAAAGTTTACGCTCGTTGATGAATGCCGTGGGTAGAACTGTAATCAAAAAGATGAATGCGTAAATATAGGTCCAGATGGGACTCAGTGGCATCCAGGTGTCCAGTGGTGTAACCGGGGCATAGTAGGAGAGGGTGTTCGTGTAAATGGCAATCGGGTGGTAGAGAAAGTAAGTGGCAGTGATCACCAGTATGATTGCGAGGCGTTCCTTACGTGAAATAAGGGAGCTTTGAGGGCTAGAGGTATTGTCCACACCTCAAGTCTAGCCGAGCCTGTTGGATTTTGTACAGTTTCAATTTTTGTTAGCTTTAAGGATACCTCCTGAATAGGCCACAGGGGCTTTATTCTCCACTAAAGCTGGTCTATGAATCGCCCAGGAAACGGGAGAACTTGATGTCCAAAGAGTTGTTTGATTGTGGCGAAATTATATTCCAAAAGGGTGACCGAAGCGAAATTGCATATGTGATTGAGTCTGGTGATGTTGAAATTTTTGACGGACCACTTGATGCGCCTTATCGAATCGCGCTTCTTGGCCCTGGTGATATTTTTGGAGAGATGGGTCTTCTTGATGAAGCACCAAGGTCTAGAGGTGCTCGAGCAACGGCTCAAGTGGTTGCTCGGCGGATGACTCAAAATGATTTTGTGACATTGTTGCGTGAAAACCCGGATGAGAGTCTACGGTATATGCGACTTCTCTTTGAGCGGCTACGAGCCCTGAATCCCCAGATGGCACCCGTTCAAGGGGACAAGCCGGTCCCAAAACTGGAAGTAGGCGCCTCATTGAGACTTCTGCCTGACAGCGAACACGCTAAGGGAATCGTTCCAGAAGGTGGCTTGGTGATTAAACGCTTTCCCTTTAATGTGGGACGAAAATCACGCGATCCTCTTACTCGCAATGACCTCTCTATAGCCGACGAAAAGCCCTATACCGTGAGCCGTGACCATTTTGCCTTCGACTGCAGGCAAGGAGAAATTCTCGTACGTGACCGCGGTAGTTATTTGGGGCTTCAAGTCAATGGTGAGCATATTGGCGGCGATAGAGAAAACGGAGCGATTGCGCTTGAGGCCGGCGAAAATCTTATCGTGTTGGGAAATAACGAATCGGCCTATCGATTTAAGGTTGAAATCGAAGCACCGGTTGCCGGCTAAAGGTTACATTTGAGCCTAATCTATTGGGCACGGCATGAATACTTCATCATCTCATCGTAACTTTACCTCTGATCGGCTGTTCGAGACATAGATTCCTTTGATAGGGGTTCACTCAGCCGCGGTCTGCGCACACTTTGGTGGCCAGCAAGACCGCTCATCTTTGCCCGGGATGATGATGATGATGAATGAATTGAGAGACATCTGCGTTTTTGTGAGCCTTGCGGTTTTATTCTTAAGTTTTGGCTGTAGCAAAGACTCCCTCAACACCCTCGCAAGCTGTGGTAATGGCGTTTTGGAGCTTGGAGAGGCCTGTGATGATGGCAACCTCAATGCCAACGACCAACCTTACGTCTGCCGTATAGATTGCAGTGAGCCGGTTCCCGCGATTGTGGTCAAAGGGCCAACCGAGATGGCGAGTAATATCGGTTTCACGGATACACCAGAGGTTCCCCTTCAGCATGTGCATCACATGATTCTGTGTGGTGAAAACACGCAGGCTATCTCGATTAGCAATCCTGG comes from Deltaproteobacteria bacterium and encodes:
- a CDS encoding phosphatase PAP2 family protein, which produces MDNTSSPQSSLISRKERLAIILVITATYFLYHPIAIYTNTLSYYAPVTPLDTWMPLSPIWTYIYAFIFLITVLPTAFINERKLFHKMAIAYVVVQCVAFSIFVLFPVRMTLRPDTVDIDSFHTWGLQLCYFIDKPVNCCPSLHVAMAFLGALCTFKADRFIGGLCIALAVAISLSTMLVKQHFILDVMVGLAVSTLSYKFLVDASPYNEDPAHRGRNRRYAGLLFGAYSLAIAGLFVAYKLGWAPWQPA
- a CDS encoding cyclic nucleotide-binding domain-containing protein; protein product: MSKELFDCGEIIFQKGDRSEIAYVIESGDVEIFDGPLDAPYRIALLGPGDIFGEMGLLDEAPRSRGARATAQVVARRMTQNDFVTLLRENPDESLRYMRLLFERLRALNPQMAPVQGDKPVPKLEVGASLRLLPDSEHAKGIVPEGGLVIKRFPFNVGRKSRDPLTRNDLSIADEKPYTVSRDHFAFDCRQGEILVRDRGSYLGLQVNGEHIGGDRENGAIALEAGENLIVLGNNESAYRFKVEIEAPVAG